The DNA region ATACGAGAGAATCCAGTAAAGAACAACATCAAGTGAGAACGCAGTTCTTCTTTGCGATTTGCCGGCAAAATTACTGGCGAAGCATCGAAGGAGTCATTCTTGTGAAACTCAATTCTATTAAATCCCCCGATTGCAGCAGAGATTTGATCCTGTGATCCTACATTTTCCCCAATCACGTTTTGCTCTACATGGATAGCATCAGCCGCCAGTTTTTCCTGACTGACCATCTTTCCTTGCATTCCATATAGCGCATGTAATAAACCAACAGTAAACGAAGAGCTAGAACCCAAGCCAGAGCGGGCGGGAAGGTCGCCATCATGGTGAATCTCCAAGCCATCGTCTACATTCATCCATTGCAAAATGGCGCGTACCGCAGGGTGTTGAATCGCATCGATTGTCTGGACATTTTCAATTTGCGAATAAACAATACGGTGTTTGTGTTCAAAGAAAGGAGGGAGCCGTCTGCACGAAATATAGCAATATTTATTGATGGAGGTTGCCAAAACAGAGCCGCCATGCTCTCTATACCAGGCAGGATAATCACTCCCACCTCCAAAAAACGAAATTCTGAAGGGCGTTCTGGTAATAATCATATTAACGTTTCTCAAACACAATGAAATTTATCGCCAAATTGACAACGCAAATTTTTATCCGCCGCGCGCAGAAAACTCAGTGAAATTCAGAGTCTCAAATCTGACTCCTGAGCAGTCAGAACGTATTTCAGATCATACAAAACTGAATTGGGCTTACCAAGTGCACGGATTGCAGCAGCCCCCATGCTTTTGAACTGATAATGAGATACGGCCAAAACGATGGCATCGTAGCTACCGGAATGCGGCTCAGGAATTGGCGAGATGTTGTATTCGTGCCGGGCCTCATCAACGGACACCCAGGGATCGTAGACTTCCACAACACAGTTGTAGTCTTTAAGTTCAGCAACGATATCGACCACACGCGTGTTACGTAAATCCGGACAGTTCTCTTTGAATGAGAGTCCCATGATCAATACCTTGGCACCCTCTACTTGGATACGCTTCTTGATCATTGATTTGACCAGCTGAGCCGCCACATAGGCACCCATGCTGTCATTCAGACGCCGGCCGGCCAGAATAATTTCTGGATGGTAACCAATAGCTTGTGCTTTATGAGTTAAATAATAAGGATCGACACCAATACAGTGACCACCAACCAAACCTGGGCGGAAAGGAAGAAAGTTCCACTTGCTCCCAGCTGCCTTTAGCACAGCTTCCGTATCGATATCCATTTTATTAAAAATCAGGGCCAGTTCATTCACGAGGGCGATATTGAGATCACGCTGAGTGTTTTCAATAACTTTGGCAGCCTCGGCCACTTTGATACTTTCAGCTTTATGTGTACCGACTGTAATAATTTCGTTATATAAAGCATCGATCAAGTCTGCAATTTCAGGCGTTGAGCCAGACGTGATTTTTTTAATAGTTGTGACGCGGTGTTCTTTGTCACCAGGATTAATTCGTTCTGGGCTATAGCCGCAGTAGAAATCTTGATTCAGCTTCAACCCAGAAAACTTTTCAAGAACAGGGGCACAGTCCTCTTCAGTACACCCAGGATAGACTGTAGACTCATAAATAACGATGTCTCCCTTTGCAAGTACCTTCCCGACAGTTTCGCTAGCCTTGATCAAAGGAGTTAGGTCTGGCCGCTTGTATTCGTCAATGGGAGTAGGGACCGTTATGATGTAACAGTTACATGCACGAAGATCATCGATTTCTGCGGTATAAGTGAGGAGTTTTGCTGCTGCTAGCTCATCCGACGTAGTTTCCAGAGTATAATCCGAGCCACATTTCAGATCATTAATACGCCGCTGGTTGATGTCGAACCCTACAACGGAGCGTTTCCGACCAAACTCTACTGCCAAGGGCAACCCAACATAACCAAGTCCAACAACAGCAAGCTTAACATCTTGTAGATGCATCAAGTTTTACCCCGAAACGAAAATTCAATGGAAACAATGCTGTCCGCCCAAAAGCGGTGGTAAACCCCGCCAAATTATCCAATAATAATCAATAAACTACTAAACTGATGAAAAAGCCGTGACACCGACACACATCTCATTTCATGAGTGCATAGCGCTGTCGAACAGAGTCTAACAGATGCACTTACAGAACAAAAATTTTAGCCTAATGTACTACAATATGAGGAAGGCGTGGACTGTCTTTTCCGAAGCTAGAAGACGATAAGATATATAACGTTCAAAACGACAAACACCCAAATTCGTTTGAAACACAAATAAGACTGTATCGAACTCCACGGATGACAGATGCGTGGGGGGGATTCTATGATCATCCGTCACCGCTCAACAACATGAGCAGTCTCTCTACCTGATGAATCTATCGAAGGATACTTAATCAGAGGGGAGCCTTGTTGTCACCCTCCCCTCCCTGTCAAAATCAATTCACCTCCCCAGCCACCCCAAAATCCCCTCCGCCGCCTCCCGGCCCTCAAACACCGCACGCACGACCAGATCGGCCCCGCGCACCATGTCCCCGCCGGCGAAGATCTTTGGATTGGCGGTCTGGTACTTAAACTCGCCACGTGACGACACCACCGTCCGGCCACGACCATCCACCTTGACACCTTGTGCCTCAAACCAGGAGGCCGCCTCGGCCTGGAAGCCGAAGGCAATCAGCACGTGGTCACATTCGAGGATCTCTTCCGAGCCGGGCACGATCTCGGCATTGCGCCGCCCCTTGGCATCCGGCTCGCCCAGGCGGGTTTCAGCCAGTTTTACCCGCAAGCTGCCGTCTGCAGCACGCTCAATGCCCAGCGGTTGCCGTTGCCAGAGGAACTCGACACCTTCTTCCTTGGCGTTGGCCACTTCACGGCGCGAGCCCGGCATGTTGGCTTCGTCTCGACGATAAGCACAGATCACACTCTCCGCGCCCTGGCGGATGGCAGTCCGGTTGCAGTCCATCGCCGTGTCACCACCACCCAGCACCACCACACGCTTGCCCTGCATATTGAGCGGCGCCTCGCCGGCCGGCAGGGTGCCCATGCTCTGGCGCACGTTGTTGATCAGGTAGGGCAAGGCCTCCAGCACGCCCGGCAGATCCTCGCCGGGGAAGCCGCCCTTCATATACTGATAGGCGCCCATGCCCATGAACACCGCATCGTACTCTTGCAGCAGCGGCTCAATCTTGATGTCACGGCCGATTTCGGTGTTCAGGCAAAACTCGACACCCATGCCCTCCATGATCTCGCGCCGGCGGCGTACCACGGCCTTTTCCAGCTTGAACTCCGGAATACCGAAGGTCAGCAGGCCGCCAATTTCTTCATAGCGGTCAAACACCACCGGCCGCACCCCATTGCGCACCAGCACATCGGCACAGGCCAGGCCGGCCGGGCCGGCGCCAATGATGGCCACTTTCTTATTGCAGAAGGAGACGCGACTCATGTCCGGTCGCCAGCCGGCCTTGAAGGCCTCGTCGGTAATGTACTTCTCCACCGAACCGATGGTGACGGCCCCGAAGCCGCCCTGGTTCAGCGTGCAGGCGCCTTCACACAGACGGTCCTGCGGGCAGACGCGTCCGCAGATTTCCGGCAGCGAGTTGGTCTTGTGCGACAGCTCGGCCGCATCGAACAGACGCCCCTGCTTGACCAGCTCCAGCCAGTTGGGAATGTAGTTGTGTACCGGACACTCCCATTCGCAATACGGATTACCACAGGACAGGCAGCGCCCGGCCTGCTCGCCGGCATCTTCCCGGTTCAGCGGCTGGTAAATTTCCTTGAACTCGATCTTGCGGACTTCGGCGTCCACCTTCTCGCCCGGATTGCGTGCGAGATTCATAAATTGGAATACGTCACCCATGATTCACCTCATCAATCTTTCAGCAGGCTGTCGAGCTTGGCCGCCTTGGGCTTCACCAGCCAGAAGTCATCCACGTAGTCGTCAAAGTCCTGCAGCATCTTGCGCCCCATCTCCGAACCGGTCAGTTCGACGTGGCGGGCAAGCTTCTCCAGCAGGAAGGCACGGTAGGTGCCCATGGCTTCGCCGTTGATCAGGTGAATGTCGATCAGTTCGTTGTTGTAGCGGTAGGCGAACTTCTCCGTCGGGTCGTAGACGAAGGCAAAGCCGCCGGTCATGCCGGCACCGAAGTTATAGCCGGCCTCGCCCAGCACGATGACACAACCACCGGTCATGTACTCGCAGCAATGGTCGCCGGCACCTTCGATCACCGCCAGCGCCCCCGAGTTGCGCACGCCGAAGCGCTCGCCGGCCACGCCGGCCGCGTACAGCTGGCCACCGGTGGCGCCATACAGGCAGGTATTGCCGATGATGATCGATTCATGCGCCACATAGGCAGCGTTTTTGGGCGGGTAGATCACCACCCGGCCACCGGCCATGCCCTTGCCGACGTAGTCGTTGGCGTCGCCTTCCAGCTCCAGATGCAGGCCGGGGGCGTTCCACACACCAAAGCTCTGGCCGGCGGAGCCGGTGAACTTTACCGTCAGGCAGCCATCCGGCAAGCCGGCGGCACCATGCTTGCGGGCGATCTCACCCGACAGGCGCGCCCCCATGGAGCGGTTGACGTTGTCGATCGGGAATTCGAGACGCAGCATCTGACGTTGCTCGATGGCCGGTGCCGCGGCACGCAGCACCTCCTCCGCCAGCTCGCCCTTGTCGAAGGAGGGATTAGAGGCTTCGGTACAGTAACGCGGCACATCGGCCGGGATACTGCCCTGACTCAGCAGCGCACCAAGCTGCAGCTTCTGCTGTCGGGCGGTTTCACCGGGCAGCAGTTCCAGCAGATCGAAGCGGCCGATCAGGTCTTCCATGCGGGTCACACCGAGGCGGGCCATCCATTCACGGGTTTCACGCGCCACGAACAGGAAGTAGTTCATCACCCGCTCAGGCAGGCCGGTGAAGTACTTCGAACGCAGCTTGAGTTCCTGGGTAGCGACACCGGTCGCGCAGTTGTTGAGGTGGCAGATGCGCAGATATTTGCAGCCCAGGGCAATCATCGGGCCGGTCCCGAAGCCGAAGCTTTCGGCGCCCATGATGGCAGCCTTGACCACGTCCAGACCGGTCTTCAGGCCACCGTCGGTCTGCACGCGCACCCGGCCGCGCAGGCCATTGGCGCGCAGCACCTGCTGGGCTTCGGTCAGGCCCAGTTCCCAGGGCGAACCGGCGTACTTGACCGAGGTCAGCGGCGAGGCGCCAGTCCCACCGTCGTAACCGGAGATGGTGATCAGATCGGCATAGGCCTTGGCCACCCCGGCGGCCACGGTGCCGACCCCCGGCTCGGCCACCAGCTTGACCGACACCAGCGCCTGCGGATTGACCTGTTTCAGGTCAAAAATCAGCTGGGCCAGGTCTTCGATCGAGTAGATGTCGTGATGCGGCGGCGGCGAGATCAGGCTGATTCCCGGCTTGGAGCAGCGCAGACGGGCGATCAGCGGCGAGACCTTGTCGCCCGGCAGCTGGCCGCCTTCACCCGGCTTGGCACCCTGCGCCACTTTGATCTGCAGCACGTCAGCATTGACCAGGTAGTGCGGGGTCACGCCAAAGCGGCCCGAGGCCACCTGCTTGATGCGCGACATCTTCTCGGTGCCGTAGCGCTCAGGGTCTTCGCCGCCTTCGCCGGAGTTGGAGCGACCGCCGAGGCGGTTCATGGCAATGGCCAGCGCCTCATGGGCCTCGGGTGACAGCGCACCCAGTGACATACCGGCCGAGTCGAAGCGCTTGAGCAGGCTTTCCACCGGTTCAACGTCGTCAAGGCTGACCGGCTGATCGGCCAGCTTCAGTTGCATCAAATCGCGGAACATGGCCGCCGGCCGCTGGTTGACCAGTTCGGCATAGCGCAGATAGGCGTTGTAGTCGTCGTTCTGCACGGCCTCCTGCAGGGTCATCACCACGTCCGGGTTGTAGGCGTGATATTCCTCGCCATGCACGTACTTGAGCAGACCACCCTGCTTGATATCGCGCAGCGGATTGAAAGCCTGACGGGCCAGCTTTTTCTGGTCGTCGGCAAAGTCGGCGAAATCGGCACCGCCAATGCGGCTGACCGTGCCCTTCATGCACAGGGCGATCACTTCGTCGTTCAGGCCGACGGCTTCGAACAGCTGGGCGCCGCGGTAGGAGGCGATGGTGGAAATCCCCATCTTGGACAGCACCTTGAGCAAGCCCTTGTTGATGCCGCGCCGATAGTGCTGCAGCGCCTCGTTGACCTTGAGCTGCAGGTCGCCGCGATGCACCAGGTCGATGATCGACTGGTAGGCCAGATAGGGGTAGACCGCCGTGGCACCGAAGCCGATCAGACAGGCCATCTGGTGCGCGTCACGCACCGTGGCGGTCTCGACCACGATATTGGTCTTGCAGCGCAGGCCACTGTCGATCAGGGCATGGTGTACCGCACCGGTGGCAAACAGGGCATGGATCGGCAAGCGCTGCGGAGTAATGTGGCGGTCGGACAGCACCACGATCACCGTCCCTTCGCGCACGGCCTCGACCACGTGCTGGGCCAGTTGCTCGATGGCGGTTTTGAGATCGGTCTCGGCCGGGTCGTAGCACAGATCGAACGAGGTCGCCTTGAGATAGGGCTCGGGGCGGGTGGTAACACGCTGGAACTTCTCGTGCGACAGCACTGGCGAGCGGACTTCCAGTCGCTTGGCGTGCTCGGCGCTCTCGTCGAACATATTGCGCTCGGGACCGAACACCGAATTGAGCGACATCACCACGGCTTCGCGGATCGGGTCGATCGGCGGATTGGTCACCTGGGCGAATTGCTGGCGCAGGTAGTCAAAGGGCGAACGCACCTGGCCGGACAGGACCGCCATCGGGGTATCGTCGCCCATCGAGCCGACCGGTTCCTGGGCATCATCGGCCAGCACGCGCAGGATCTGGTCTCGCTCTTCGCGTGTCAGGTTGTACAGTTTCTGGAAGGTGGCGAGCTCATCAGCCGGCATCGGCTCCAGCGTGGAGTCGTCGTCAATCGACAATTCAAGATACTTGGCATTGTCCTTGATCCACTGGCGATAGGGCTTGGCACTCTTGAGCTGGGCGTCGATCTCTTCCGGCATCAGCAGTTCGCCGGTTTGCAGATCGGCCGCAAACAGCTGGCCGGGCTTGACACGCCCCTTGCGAACCACGTCTTCCGGCTTGTAGTCCCAGACACCGACTTCGGAGGCAATGGTCAGGATGTTGTCGCGGGTCAGCACCCAGCGTGCCGGACGCAGGCCATTACGGTCGAGAATACAGGCGGCATAGCGGCCATCGGTCAGCACGATGCCGGCCGGACCGTCCCAGGGCTCCATATGCATGGAGTTGAATTCGTAGAAGGCGCGCAGATCCTTGTCGGTGCTGTCGCCATTCTGCCAGGCCGGCGGCACCAACAGACGCAGGGCACGGAACAGGCCGATCCCCCCCATCAGCAGGCCTTCCAGCATATTGTCCAGACTCATCGAGTCCGAACCGTCGGTCTGCACGATCGGACGCACCTGTTCCATGTCGAGGTGGGGCGAAGCCATGATGCGTTCGCGTGCCCGGGCCCAGTTGCGATTGCCCTGTACGGTATTGATTTCGCCGTTGTGCGCCAGATAGCGGAAAGGCTGTGCCAGCTTCCACTGCGGCCAGGTATTGGTCGAGAAGCGCTGGTGGAACACCGCCAGGCTGGATTCGAAACGCTCGTCCTGCAGGTCGAGGAAGAAGCGGGTCAGATTGTCCGGTGTCACCAGCCCCTTGTAAGACAGGGTGTGCGGCGACAGGGTCGGAATGTAGAAATAGCTGTCTTGTGCCTTGTTGGCCTTTTCGGCCTGCCGGCGTGCCATGTACAAACGGCGCTGGAAGGTGAGCTCGTCCATGCCGAAGGGGCAGTTGACGAACACCTGACCGATGGACGGCAGGGTTTGCAGGGCATACTCACCACAGGCGGCGGGATCGACCGGCACCTGGCGCAGGCCGGCGTACTCCAGTTCCTGGCCCTCGATGGCGCCACGCAGGGCGGCGATGCTGGCCAGCCCCTGCGCCGTGTCCGGATGATGGAACACCAGGCCGGCGGCATACACCGCCTTGAGGGTGATGCCCTCTGCCGCGGCCACCTCGCGCAGGAAGCCATCCGGCTTCTTGAACAGCAGGCCACAGCCGTCACCGGATTTGCCATCGGCGGCCACGGCACCGCGGTGCGTCAGTTTGGCCAGTGATTCAATGGCGGTCTTGACGATCCAGTGGCTGGGTTTGTCATCCAGCTGGGTGATCAGGCCGAAACCGCAACTGTCCTGTTCAAAGTCGGGTTGGTATAAAGTACCCTCCAGCCAACGTTGTCTGTCCATGGTGATTGCCCCGTTATTATCCAGATGTAATGACATCGATTCTAAGTGCAACATTTGACCGTCGCAACACATTATTTGTGCGGTGCATTAATTATTTAAAATCATTTAGCTAAGCCCTGGTTTGGCGCATTTTTTGCATGGCATTCGCACAAAATTTGGCCATATTTCCACCTGAACTTACGCTAAAGTTAAATCATAAAAACATTGCATACTCATGCAGATAGCATCAGGCTACGGGGCAGTTCGCTGTCAGACTTGAATATTGTTTAACAATTCGCCAATTTCATGACTCATCCGCCGAGCACCGAGACCGACCAACGTTCGATTCGCCTGCTGGCCGACCAGGCTTTTGCCCGCTCGGCCGGTGCGCCTTTAATCAATGGCAATCAGGTTGAGTTGCTGTTCGACAGCACGCAGAACTTCCCCGCCTGGCTGCAGGCCATCGAGTCGGCCAGCGAGTCGATCCTGATCGAGATGTATTTGTTCGCGGATGACGACTATGGCCGGCGCGTGCGTTCGGCGCTGATCGACAAAGCGATGAACGGCGTGGCGGTGTATCTGCTCTACGATGCACTGGGCTGCTGGCGCGAGCATTGGCGCGGTTTTTTCAAGCCACTGCGTCTGGCCGGCGCCCAGGTGCGCGCCTATAACCCGATCAATCCGCTGCGCGGACTGGGTTTGCTGGGGCGCAATCATCGCAAGCTGATCGTGGTCGACCGTCAGCTGGCCTTTGTTTCCGGCCTGTGCATCAGCTCACGCTGGGAGGGAGATGCCCGGCGCCACCTGCAGCCCTGGCGCGACACTGGCGTGGCGCTCAGGGGACCGGTGGTGGATGAGGCCGTCGCCGCCTTTGCCGACAGCTGGGTCAGCTGTGGCCCCGCCCTTCAGCTTCCCCCGCTCCCCCCTGCGCCCATCGCGCACCAGCCGGCACCGGTTGCCGTGCGCCTGATCGCCACCACCCCCAGCACGGCACACATGATGCGGCTGGACCTGCTGATCACCAGCTTCGCACGCAAGACGCTGTGGCTGACTGATGCCTACTTCATGGGCACCAGCCTGTATCTGTCGGCACTGAAACAGGCGGCCAAGGACGGGGTGGACGTGCGCCTGCTGGTACCGCGCTCCAGCGACATCGGCTGGATCGCCACGGTGTCGCGCACGCTGTACCGTCCGCTGCTCGAAGCCGGGGTCAGGGTCTTTGAATGGAACGGGCCGATGGTGCATGCCAAAACGGCAGTGGCCGATGGCCGCTGGGCCCGCATCGGTTCCAGCAACCTGAATCTCTCCAGCTGGCTGGCCAATCGCGAGCTGGATGTTGCCATTGAGGACGAGGGCATTGCCAGTGCCATGGCCGTGAAGTTTATCGAGGATCTGGCGCAATCGACCGAGATCGTGCTGAAAGGCTCGCGGCGCCGGCCTCAGTTGTCGGCACCACGTGAAGTGGACCTGGCACAGTCTGTCCTTGAACTGATGCATCCGGGCACCAACGCCCGGCGTGCCTCGGCCGCCGCGCGCCAGGCGGCACGCATCAGTGACGCACTGGGCGCCGTGGTGCGCGGCACCCGCCCGGTGGAGAGCAGTGAGGCCGCCTCGTTCCTGTCGATCGGACTGGCGTTGCTGGCCACGGCGTTGCTGGTCGGTTTCTTTCCCTATCTGGTGGCCGCACCGCTGGTGCTGGCGCTGGTCATCAGCGGCGGCGGCATCGCCCTGCGCTCGCTCGGCCTGATGTGGCAGCGACATCGCCGGCAGGGGGATCTGCCGCCCAGACATGAGCCTCCTCGGGACAAGAACGGCTGAAATGCTTTAGCGCCGGGATGGCAGCAACTGATCCAGCACCTGGCGCACCCCTGCCTGCCAGTCCGGCAGCGTCAGGCGGTAATCCTGCATCAGCTTGTGGCAATCCAGCGAGGAGTTGGCCGGACGGGGCGCCGGCAGTGGATAGGCCGATGCCGGAATGCCTTCGACCTCGCGCACCATGAGCGGGGCCCCGCGCAGACGGGCTTCGGCAAAAATGAAACGGGCATAGTCACACCAGCTGGTGCGTCCCTGCGCCGTCAGATGATAGGTCCCCAGAGGCAGCGAATCCGCTGCGGCGATGGCTTGCTGCAGCATGGCCGCGCTCACCTCGGCGATCAGCGCCGTGGAGGTCGGGGCGCCGAACTGATCCGCCACGATGCGCAGCTGCTCGCGTTCGGCGCCGAGTCGCAGCATGGTCTTGAGGAAGTTGCCACCATGCGCGCCAAACACCCAGCTGGTACGCAGAATCAGATGACGGCAGCCACTGGCCCGAATCGCTTCCTCTCCCCGGCATTTGCTGCGGCCATAGGCCGACTGCGGAGCCGTGGCATCCTCCTCGCGGTATGGCCTGTCCAGCTGACCATCAAACACATAATCAGTGGAGTAATGCATCAGCAGCGCCTCATGGCGGGCCGCCCAGTGCGCCATGGCTGCCGGGGCGTGCGCATTGACCGCCATGGCCTGAGCCTCTTCGCTTTCTGCTCGATCGACTGCCGTATAGGCCGCCGGATTGATGATAATGGCCGGCTGCCACTGGTCGAGCCGGGCCTGGATCGATGATGCATCGGCCAGGTCCATCTCGGCCCGGCTCACGGCATGTACCTCACCCAGCGGAGCCAGCGCTGTCTGCAGGACATGCCCCAGCTGGCCACTGACACCGGTCAGCAGGATCCGGCTCATGCGCGATCCCCGTACTGCTTTGCCACCCAGTCGCGATAGTGCCCGCTCACCACGTTCTGCACCCAGTCCTGGTTGGACAGGTACCACTGCACCGTCTGACGGATACCGCTGTCAAAGGTCTGCTGCGGTTTCCAGCCCAGCTCGCTTTCCAGCTTGCGCGCATCAATGGCATAGCGGCGGTCATGACCGGGGCGATCCTGCACGAAGGTGATCTGGCTGGCATAGGACTGGCCATCGGCACGGGGACTGAGCGCATCCAGCGTGGCACACAAGGTATGCACCACCTCCAGATTGGTTTTTTCGTTCCAGCCACCGACGTTATAGGTTTCCCCCAGTTTGCCTGCGGCCAGCACACGGCGAATGGCGCTGCAGTGGTCCTTGACGTACAGCCAGTCGCGCACTTGCCGGCCATCGCCATAAATCGGCAACGGCTTGCCGGCCAGGGCGTTGAGGATCACCAGCGGAATCAGCTTTTCCGGAAAATGGAAGGGGCCGTAGTTATTGCTGCAATTGGTGGTCAGTACCGGCAGGCCATAGGTATGGTGCCAGGCGCGCACCAGGTGATCCGAGGCGGCCTTGCTGGCGGAATAAGGGCTGTTTGGCTCGTAGCGGCTGCTTTCGACAAAGGCCGCATCTTCCGGCGCCAGCGAGCCATAGACCTCGTCGGTGGAAACGTGCAGGAAGCGGAATGCCTCCCGTTCGCCGGCCGGCAGGTCCTGCCAGTAGGCACGAACCGCCTCCAGCAGATTGAAGGTACCGACAACATTGGTCTGAATGAATTCACCCGGACCATGGATAGAACGATCGACATGCGATTCGGCGGCAAAATTGAGCACCGCACGCGGCTGATGCTGCGCCAGCAGCGCCGCGACCAGCGAGCGGTCACCAATATCACCCTGCACGAAGACATGACGCGCATCATGGCGCAGCGAGGACAGGGTCTCGAGATTGCCGGCATAGGTCAGCTTGTCGAGATTGACCACCGGCTCATCGCTGCCGGCCAGCCAGTCGAGCACAAAATTGCCACCGATAAAGCCGGCTCCGCCGGTCACCAGAATCGTCATGCTGCATCACCTGAAAGCAGATCAAGCCGAGATCATAACGCCAATGGCTGGATTATTCAGCCAGCGCCTGCGCCAGATCCGCCAGGATGTCGTCGATATCCTCGATGCCGATGGACAGACGCAACTGCCCCTCGCGCACACCAAGCTGCTGCTTGAGCTCGGCCGGCATGGCGCCGTGCGACATGCTGGCGGAGTGATTGACCAGCGACTCCACGCCCCCCAGTGATTCGGCCAGGGCAAACAACTGCAGACGCTGGGCCACCCGACCGGCCGCCTCGCGGGTGTTGTCTTTCAGGTAGATGGTAATGACGCCACCAAAGCGCTTCATCTGCCTGGCGGCCAGTGCATGGCCGGGGTGCGCCGGCAGCCCGGGGAAGAAGACCTTCTCCACCGAGGCTTGCTGGCACAGCCAGCGGGCGACCACCTCGGCATTGTCGCAATGGCGCTCCATGCGCAGGGCGAGCGTCTTGATGCCGCGCAGAGTCAGGAAGCAATCCTGCGGCCCGGGTACGC from Paludibacterium sp. B53371 includes:
- the rfbB gene encoding dTDP-glucose 4,6-dehydratase, encoding MTILVTGGAGFIGGNFVLDWLAGSDEPVVNLDKLTYAGNLETLSSLRHDARHVFVQGDIGDRSLVAALLAQHQPRAVLNFAAESHVDRSIHGPGEFIQTNVVGTFNLLEAVRAYWQDLPAGEREAFRFLHVSTDEVYGSLAPEDAAFVESSRYEPNSPYSASKAASDHLVRAWHHTYGLPVLTTNCSNNYGPFHFPEKLIPLVILNALAGKPLPIYGDGRQVRDWLYVKDHCSAIRRVLAAGKLGETYNVGGWNEKTNLEVVHTLCATLDALSPRADGQSYASQITFVQDRPGHDRRYAIDARKLESELGWKPQQTFDSGIRQTVQWYLSNQDWVQNVVSGHYRDWVAKQYGDRA